A part of Salvelinus alpinus chromosome 23, SLU_Salpinus.1, whole genome shotgun sequence genomic DNA contains:
- the LOC139550295 gene encoding midnolin-like isoform X3, which produces MDHHQPGTRSFIPRAAPVYASVSTEPFMRLSISSTTGSRFELSVHRGETVEVLRRRLSQKLRVPKERFVLLHKETRLSTGKLHDLGIVDGSKLTLVPTIEAGLLSAQPSRREQTIMQALESLTETQVSDFLSGRSPLTLALRVGDHMMFVHLQLAPQSAAGQQQSHLITQRAGRAGVEQGDCSVAGTPTSNKTAAGEPGAVIESFVSHAPGVFSGTFSGTLPPAGQDSTSTGVKSSRRGINTIVQILNDLLSATRHYQGAPLSLSQLLCRPPSTPTSSTPSTPTSPFPPPSPLTPDLVSTATSGPLTDNISQEQSHSCKPTAGLCSSQSEEENQSLRCKLERLQMLMHQRRLRRRARRDTRTSHPYPHRQPWSPGRDKANASRHSNGSLSSSEGSSLDDLELQWKPELPSDLVMA; this is translated from the exons ATGGACCATCATCAACCCGGTACACGTAGCTTCATTCCCCGTGCGGCTCCAGTCTACGCGTCGGTATCTACTGAACCATTCATGCGCTTGTCCATCAGCTCGACCACAGGCAGCCGCTTCGAGCTCTCTGTCCATCGGGGAGAGACGGTGGAGGTGCTGAGGAGACGACTTTCCCAAAAGCTCAGAGTACCGAAAGAAAGATTCGTCTTGCTGCATAAGGAAAC GCGGTTGAGTACAGGGAAACTCCATGACCTGGGCATAGTTGATGGGAGTAAGCTGACACTGGTCCCAACTATTGAAGCAGGCTTGTTATCA GCCCAACCATCCAGAAGAGAGCAGACCATCATGCAGGCTTTGGAGAGTTTAACTGAAACTCAG GTCAGTGACTTCCTGTCTGGCCGCTCACCCCTGACCCTTGCCCTCAGGGTCGGTGATCACATGATGTTCGTCCATCTCCAACTGGCCCCCCAGAGTGCCGCTGGGCAGCAGCAGAGTCACCTCATCACCCAGCGAGCAGGCAGAGCTGGGGTTGAACAG GGTGACTGCAGTGTGGCTGGTACTCCCACCTCTAATAAAACAGCTGCCGGGGAACCAGGTGCTGTCATAGAGAGCTTTGTGAGCCATGCCCCAGGAGTCTTCTCAGGGACCTTTTCAGGCACTCTGCCCCCAGCTGGGCAGGACAGCACCAGTACCGGTGTCAAGTCATCCAGACGAGGCATCAACACCATCGTCCAGATCCTCAACGACCTTCTCAGTGCCACTCGCCACTACCAGGGGGCTCCACTGTCCCTCTCCCAGCTCCTCTGCCGCCCTCCCAGCACCCCAACCAGCAGCACTCCGAGTACCCCAACCTCGCCCTTCCCGCCGCCCTCACCTCTCACCCCTGACCTTGTCAGCACTGCTACCTCAGGACCACTTACAGACAACATCAGCCAGGAGCAAAGTCACTCATGTAAACCTACTG caGGCCTGTGTTCCAGTCAATCTGAGGAAGAGAACCAGTCGTTGCGTTGTAAACTGGAGCGCCTTCAGATGTTGATGCACCAGAGACGCCTGCGCAGGCGGGCTCGCAGGGACACACGCACCTCACACCCCTACCCTCACCGTCAACCCTGGTCGCCTGGACGAGACAAAGCCAACGCCAGCCGCCATAGCAACGGCAGCCTGtccagcagtgagggctcttcccTGGACGACCTGGAGTTGCAATGGAAACCGGAGCTACCCTCCGACCTTGTGATGGCATAA
- the LOC139550295 gene encoding midnolin-like isoform X1: MDHHQPGTRSFIPRAAPVYASVSTEPFMRLSISSTTGSRFELSVHRGETVEVLRRRLSQKLRVPKERFVLLHKETRLSTGKLHDLGIVDGSKLTLVPTIEAGLLSAQPSRREQTIMQALESLTETQVSDFLSGRSPLTLALRVGDHMMFVHLQLAPQSAAGQQQSHLITQRAGRAGVEQVHDAKCGSTRFPYPSPAHLSSNTPASPAPFSSHTPSSTSHATYLSPSPSAPLRSTNPTCFSPGPQSPTPATTYPEGDCSVAGTPTSNKTAAGEPGAVIESFVSHAPGVFSGTFSGTLPPAGQDSTSTGVKSSRRGINTIVQILNDLLSATRHYQGAPLSLSQLLCRPPSTPTSSTPSTPTSPFPPPSPLTPDLVSTATSGPLTDNISQEQSHSCKPTAGLCSSQSEEENQSLRCKLERLQMLMHQRRLRRRARRDTRTSHPYPHRQPWSPGRDKANASRHSNGSLSSSEGSSLDDLELQWKPELPSDLVMA, from the exons ATGGACCATCATCAACCCGGTACACGTAGCTTCATTCCCCGTGCGGCTCCAGTCTACGCGTCGGTATCTACTGAACCATTCATGCGCTTGTCCATCAGCTCGACCACAGGCAGCCGCTTCGAGCTCTCTGTCCATCGGGGAGAGACGGTGGAGGTGCTGAGGAGACGACTTTCCCAAAAGCTCAGAGTACCGAAAGAAAGATTCGTCTTGCTGCATAAGGAAAC GCGGTTGAGTACAGGGAAACTCCATGACCTGGGCATAGTTGATGGGAGTAAGCTGACACTGGTCCCAACTATTGAAGCAGGCTTGTTATCA GCCCAACCATCCAGAAGAGAGCAGACCATCATGCAGGCTTTGGAGAGTTTAACTGAAACTCAG GTCAGTGACTTCCTGTCTGGCCGCTCACCCCTGACCCTTGCCCTCAGGGTCGGTGATCACATGATGTTCGTCCATCTCCAACTGGCCCCCCAGAGTGCCGCTGGGCAGCAGCAGAGTCACCTCATCACCCAGCGAGCAGGCAGAGCTGGGGTTGAACAGGTGCATGATGCGAAGTGTGGGTCCACCAGGTTCCCTTACCCCAGCCCAGCCCACCTCTCCTCCAACACCCCCGCCTCCCCTGCCCCTTTCTCCTCTCATACCCCCTCCTCAACCTCTCACGccacctacctctctccctcacctagTGCCCCCCTCCGCTCCACCAACCCCACCTGCTTCAGCCCTGGACCCCAGAGCCCAACCCCTGCCACCACCTACCCAGAG GGTGACTGCAGTGTGGCTGGTACTCCCACCTCTAATAAAACAGCTGCCGGGGAACCAGGTGCTGTCATAGAGAGCTTTGTGAGCCATGCCCCAGGAGTCTTCTCAGGGACCTTTTCAGGCACTCTGCCCCCAGCTGGGCAGGACAGCACCAGTACCGGTGTCAAGTCATCCAGACGAGGCATCAACACCATCGTCCAGATCCTCAACGACCTTCTCAGTGCCACTCGCCACTACCAGGGGGCTCCACTGTCCCTCTCCCAGCTCCTCTGCCGCCCTCCCAGCACCCCAACCAGCAGCACTCCGAGTACCCCAACCTCGCCCTTCCCGCCGCCCTCACCTCTCACCCCTGACCTTGTCAGCACTGCTACCTCAGGACCACTTACAGACAACATCAGCCAGGAGCAAAGTCACTCATGTAAACCTACTG caGGCCTGTGTTCCAGTCAATCTGAGGAAGAGAACCAGTCGTTGCGTTGTAAACTGGAGCGCCTTCAGATGTTGATGCACCAGAGACGCCTGCGCAGGCGGGCTCGCAGGGACACACGCACCTCACACCCCTACCCTCACCGTCAACCCTGGTCGCCTGGACGAGACAAAGCCAACGCCAGCCGCCATAGCAACGGCAGCCTGtccagcagtgagggctcttcccTGGACGACCTGGAGTTGCAATGGAAACCGGAGCTACCCTCCGACCTTGTGATGGCATAA
- the LOC139550295 gene encoding midnolin-like isoform X2, whose amino-acid sequence MDHHQPGTRSFIPRAAPVYASVSTEPFMRLSISSTTGSRFELSVHRGETVEVLRRRLSQKLRVPKERFVLLHKETRLSTGKLHDLGIVDGSKLTLVPTIEAGLLSAQPSRREQTIMQALESLTETQVSDFLSGRSPLTLALRVGDHMMFVHLQLAPQSAAGQQQSHLITQRAGRAGVEQVHDAKCGSTRFPYPSPAHLSSNTPASPAPFSSHTPSSTSHATYLSPSPSAPLRSTNPTCFSPGPQSPTPATTYPEGDCSVAGTPTSNKTAAGEPGAVIESFVSHAPGVFSGTFSGTLPPAGQDSTSTGVKSSRRGINTIVQILNDLLSATRHYQGAPLSLSQLLCRPPSTPTSSTPSTPTSPFPPPSPLTPDLVSTATSGPLTDNISQEQSHSCKPTGLCSSQSEEENQSLRCKLERLQMLMHQRRLRRRARRDTRTSHPYPHRQPWSPGRDKANASRHSNGSLSSSEGSSLDDLELQWKPELPSDLVMA is encoded by the exons ATGGACCATCATCAACCCGGTACACGTAGCTTCATTCCCCGTGCGGCTCCAGTCTACGCGTCGGTATCTACTGAACCATTCATGCGCTTGTCCATCAGCTCGACCACAGGCAGCCGCTTCGAGCTCTCTGTCCATCGGGGAGAGACGGTGGAGGTGCTGAGGAGACGACTTTCCCAAAAGCTCAGAGTACCGAAAGAAAGATTCGTCTTGCTGCATAAGGAAAC GCGGTTGAGTACAGGGAAACTCCATGACCTGGGCATAGTTGATGGGAGTAAGCTGACACTGGTCCCAACTATTGAAGCAGGCTTGTTATCA GCCCAACCATCCAGAAGAGAGCAGACCATCATGCAGGCTTTGGAGAGTTTAACTGAAACTCAG GTCAGTGACTTCCTGTCTGGCCGCTCACCCCTGACCCTTGCCCTCAGGGTCGGTGATCACATGATGTTCGTCCATCTCCAACTGGCCCCCCAGAGTGCCGCTGGGCAGCAGCAGAGTCACCTCATCACCCAGCGAGCAGGCAGAGCTGGGGTTGAACAGGTGCATGATGCGAAGTGTGGGTCCACCAGGTTCCCTTACCCCAGCCCAGCCCACCTCTCCTCCAACACCCCCGCCTCCCCTGCCCCTTTCTCCTCTCATACCCCCTCCTCAACCTCTCACGccacctacctctctccctcacctagTGCCCCCCTCCGCTCCACCAACCCCACCTGCTTCAGCCCTGGACCCCAGAGCCCAACCCCTGCCACCACCTACCCAGAG GGTGACTGCAGTGTGGCTGGTACTCCCACCTCTAATAAAACAGCTGCCGGGGAACCAGGTGCTGTCATAGAGAGCTTTGTGAGCCATGCCCCAGGAGTCTTCTCAGGGACCTTTTCAGGCACTCTGCCCCCAGCTGGGCAGGACAGCACCAGTACCGGTGTCAAGTCATCCAGACGAGGCATCAACACCATCGTCCAGATCCTCAACGACCTTCTCAGTGCCACTCGCCACTACCAGGGGGCTCCACTGTCCCTCTCCCAGCTCCTCTGCCGCCCTCCCAGCACCCCAACCAGCAGCACTCCGAGTACCCCAACCTCGCCCTTCCCGCCGCCCTCACCTCTCACCCCTGACCTTGTCAGCACTGCTACCTCAGGACCACTTACAGACAACATCAGCCAGGAGCAAAGTCACTCATGTAAACCTACTG GCCTGTGTTCCAGTCAATCTGAGGAAGAGAACCAGTCGTTGCGTTGTAAACTGGAGCGCCTTCAGATGTTGATGCACCAGAGACGCCTGCGCAGGCGGGCTCGCAGGGACACACGCACCTCACACCCCTACCCTCACCGTCAACCCTGGTCGCCTGGACGAGACAAAGCCAACGCCAGCCGCCATAGCAACGGCAGCCTGtccagcagtgagggctcttcccTGGACGACCTGGAGTTGCAATGGAAACCGGAGCTACCCTCCGACCTTGTGATGGCATAA